In one window of Henckelia pumila isolate YLH828 chromosome 1, ASM3356847v2, whole genome shotgun sequence DNA:
- the LOC140875992 gene encoding sugar transport protein 1-like codes for MDDPVIVTARKKAYPGRLTCYFLFICVIAATAGLMFGYVIGMSGGWTTMPSLLKKFFPDEYKQQQVNQNVGVTNQYCKFNAAMSVQFSACSLFLAASGASVAASLVTRFFGRRISMIIAACLCLFGAATLQFSGDASDLKSNRAIFGLGIGIASQSAPLYLSEMAPCQHRGALNICFQLCITLGIVASYAVNYIAEPALEYGWQISAMAAMIPAMIFLSSYILPETPISLIERGKQEDARKILRMIRGIDDVDEELDDLVAASVESRRIKCHWIHLLERKHRPQLVFVLLIPLFQQLTGINAFMFYSHVLFRIIGFGNRASLMCSIIIGSVNSAATILSIIAADKVGRKTMFIVGGVQMFICQIAITILIASKFGVNGNPGDLPKWYTIMVVITICIYIAGFAWSWGPLAWLVTSEILPLEIRSEGQSVNVCVNMFWTFLVGQTFTHMLCHLKFGLFIVLACFVLLMTILVLQNFPETKGIPIEEMADIWKSHPYWKKFVEDVDKEAISVENKVLDYLKRFVESRFSRLSRLIEGENDLPPDSSSEANPDVVTNYKRSKIGNWILGK; via the exons ATGGATGACCCTGTGATTGTGACAGCAAGAAAGAAGGCTTACCCTGGGAGACTCACTTGTTATTTTCTCTTCATTTGTGTTATTGCTGCCACTGCTGGTTTGATGTTTGGCTACGTTATTGGAATGTCAG GCGGGTGGACTACGATGCCTTCTTTGTTGAAGAAATTCTTCCCCGATGAGTACAAACAGCAGCAAGTGAATCAGAATGTTGGAGTCACTAACCAATACTGCAAATTCAACGCTGCAATGTCGGTACAGTTCAGTGCTTGTTCCCTTTTCTTGGCTGCCTCCGGGGCGTCCGTCGCGGCCTCCCTCGTCACCAGGTTTTTCGGGCGTCGCATCTCCATGATTATCGCCGCTTGTCTTTGTTTATTCGGCGCCGCCACACTCCAATTCTCCGGAGACGCGTCTGATCTCAAGTCGAACCGTGCCATATTTGGTCTCGGCATTGGTATAGCAAGCCAG TCTGCGCCTCTGTATCTTTCCGAAATGGCTCCGTGCCAACACCGTGGGGCGCTGAATATCTGCTTCCAGCTCTGCATCACTCTTGGAATCGTTGCTTCCTACGCGGTAAATTATATAGCAGAGCCGGCGCTCGAATATGGGTGGCAAATAAGTGCAATGGCAGCTATGATTCCTGCGATGATCTTTTTGTCATCGTACATCCTCCCAGAAACACCCATCTCGCTGATCGAACGAGGCAAGCAAGAAGATGCCAGAAAGATCCTGAGAATGATCAGAGGAATCGACGACGTAGACGAAGAACTCGACGATCTAGTGGCCGCTAGTGTCGAATCACGGAGAATAAAGTGTCATTGGATCCATTTGTTGGAAAGGAAACACAGGCCTCAACTTGTGTTTGTGCTTCTCATTCCACTCTTCCAACAACTCACTGGCATCAATGCCTTCATGTTTTATTCACATGTTCTTTTCAGAATCATCGGGTTCGGAAACAGAGCCTCGTTGATGtgctctatcatcatcggctccGTGAACTCCGCCGCCACCATTTTGTCCATCATAGCTGCTGACAAGGTCGGAAGGAAGACGATGTTCATCGTAGGCGGCGTCCAGATGTTCATCTGTCAG ATAGCTATCACAATATTAATCGCATCCAAGTTTGGGGTAAATGGGAACCCTGGGGACCTTCCAAAATGGTATACAATAATGGTTGTAATAACTATTTGCATATACATTGCTGGTTTTGCCTGGTCCTGGGGGCCTCTAGCATGGTTAGTGACTAGCGAAATTTTGCCGCTGGAGATTCGATCCGAAGGGCAGAGCGTCAATGTGTGTGTGAACATGTTTTGGACATTTTTAGTAGGCCAAACTTTCACACACATGTTATGCCACTTGAAATTTGGGTTGTTCATCGTTTTGGCTTGCTTCGTGCTGTTGATGACTATTTTGGTCCTCCAAAACTTCCCGGAGACGAAGGGTATTCCGATCGAGGAGATGGCTGATATTTGGAAATCTCATCCGTACTGGAAGAAGTTTGTAGAAGATGTGGACAAGGAAGCCATATCAGTTGAGAACAAGGTCCTAGATTATCTGAAGCGTTTCGTAGAATCAAG GTTTTCGAGGTTGAGCCGACTAATCGAGGGCGAGAACGATCTTCCTCCTGATTCGTCCTCCGAGGCAAATCCAGATGTGGTCACAAACTATAAGCGTTCGAAGATAGGCAATTGGATTTTAGGAAAATGA